In Chromobacterium rhizoryzae, one genomic interval encodes:
- a CDS encoding ABC transporter substrate-binding protein has translation MQTVKKALLAAGLIAGTAMAAQAAGTLVYCSEGSPAGFDPGQYTTGTDFDASAETVFNRLVQFQRGGTKVVPALAEKWDVAADGLSYTFHLRKGVKFQTTDYFKPTREFNADDVVFTFSRMVDKNHPFRKAYPTEFPYFTDMGLDTNIVKVEKIDANTVKFTLKSLDAAFLQNLAMSFASVQSAEYADKLLKAGKPQLINQQPVGTGPFIFKRYQKDAQIRFAANKEYWNKADGPKVDNLVFAITTDASVRYQKLKAGECQITVNPRPTDLAAMKADSKLSVTAQPGFNLGYLAYNVKHKPLEKLEVRQALDMAINKKAIIDAVYQGAGQPATNPMPPTQWSYNKSLKDAPYDVAKAKALLAKAGYPNGFELSLWAMPVQRPYNPNAKLMAEMVQSDWAKIGVKAKITSYEWGEYIKRAKAGEHDTMLIGWTGDNGDPDNWLGVLFGCDAMNGNNFSKWCYKPFEDLIQKGKRTANVAERTKLYMKAQEIVKQQVPMTTIAHSTVNQPMLKSVQGFKVSPFGLNSFYGVSVK, from the coding sequence ATGCAAACTGTCAAGAAAGCGCTGTTGGCAGCCGGCCTGATCGCCGGGACCGCGATGGCCGCCCAGGCCGCCGGCACCTTGGTGTACTGCTCCGAAGGCAGCCCGGCGGGTTTCGACCCTGGTCAATACACTACCGGCACCGATTTCGACGCTTCCGCCGAAACCGTGTTCAACCGCCTGGTGCAGTTCCAACGCGGCGGCACCAAGGTGGTGCCGGCGCTGGCAGAGAAATGGGATGTGGCCGCCGACGGCCTGAGCTACACCTTCCATCTGCGCAAGGGCGTGAAGTTCCAGACCACCGACTACTTCAAGCCGACCCGCGAATTCAACGCCGACGATGTGGTGTTCACCTTCAGCCGCATGGTCGACAAAAACCATCCGTTCCGCAAAGCCTATCCGACCGAATTCCCGTATTTCACCGATATGGGCCTGGACACCAATATCGTCAAGGTCGAGAAAATTGACGCCAACACCGTCAAGTTCACTCTGAAGAGCCTGGACGCGGCCTTCCTGCAGAACCTGGCGATGAGCTTCGCCTCGGTGCAGTCCGCCGAGTACGCGGACAAGCTGCTCAAGGCCGGCAAGCCGCAGCTGATCAATCAGCAGCCGGTGGGCACCGGCCCGTTCATCTTCAAGCGTTACCAGAAAGACGCGCAGATCCGCTTCGCCGCCAACAAGGAATACTGGAACAAGGCCGACGGCCCGAAAGTGGACAATCTGGTGTTCGCCATCACCACCGACGCTTCCGTGCGCTACCAGAAGCTGAAAGCCGGCGAGTGCCAGATCACCGTCAACCCGCGTCCGACCGATCTGGCCGCGATGAAGGCCGATTCCAAGCTGTCGGTGACCGCGCAGCCGGGCTTCAACCTGGGCTACCTGGCCTACAACGTCAAGCACAAGCCGCTGGAGAAGCTGGAAGTGCGTCAGGCGCTGGACATGGCGATCAATAAGAAAGCCATCATTGACGCGGTGTACCAGGGCGCCGGCCAGCCGGCCACCAATCCGATGCCGCCGACCCAGTGGTCCTACAACAAGAGCCTGAAAGACGCGCCTTACGATGTGGCCAAGGCCAAGGCGCTGCTGGCCAAGGCCGGCTACCCCAACGGCTTTGAATTGAGCTTGTGGGCGATGCCGGTACAGCGTCCGTACAACCCCAACGCCAAACTGATGGCGGAAATGGTGCAGTCGGACTGGGCCAAGATCGGCGTCAAGGCCAAGATCACTTCCTACGAATGGGGCGAGTACATCAAGCGCGCCAAGGCCGGCGAGCATGACACGATGTTGATCGGCTGGACCGGCGACAACGGCGATCCGGACAACTGGCTGGGCGTGCTGTTCGGCTGCGACGCGATGAACGGCAACAACTTCTCCAAGTGGTGCTACAAGCCGTTTGAAGACCTGATCCAGAAGGGCAAGCGCACCGCCAACGTGGCCGAGCGCACCAAGCTGTACATGAAGGCTCAGGAAATCGTCAAACAGCAAGTGCCGATGACCACCATCGCCCACTCCACCGTCAATCAGCCGATGCTGAAATCGGTGCAGGGCTTC